A single window of Bradyrhizobium daqingense DNA harbors:
- a CDS encoding 4'-phosphopantetheinyl transferase family protein, which translates to MADDRIELFVGLIETIDAPGAVDACRRLLSVDERAKADRFMFERHRRQYIFAHAMLRMALSQVASNVAPSDWSFGAGRYGRPFVAAPKTSPALHFSLSHADGCVACVVSRHEAVGVDVETVSRRVAPLSTALRFFAPEEVEALRGLPEPAAIERFFDYWTLKEAYLKARGFGLNLPLDAFAMQVSHEAIEISFKPDIADDPQGWRFSLCSPSPSHRLAIADGSRAAGGLPINRNAWPLREAAE; encoded by the coding sequence ATGGCAGACGACAGGATTGAACTATTCGTTGGACTGATCGAAACCATCGACGCGCCAGGCGCGGTCGATGCGTGTCGGCGCCTGCTTTCGGTCGACGAACGGGCCAAGGCCGACCGTTTCATGTTCGAGCGGCATCGACGGCAGTATATCTTCGCGCATGCCATGCTGCGCATGGCGCTGTCGCAGGTCGCCTCCAACGTTGCCCCCTCCGACTGGTCCTTTGGTGCCGGCCGTTACGGGCGGCCGTTCGTCGCAGCGCCCAAGACGTCGCCCGCACTGCATTTCAGCCTGTCGCATGCCGACGGCTGCGTCGCCTGTGTCGTGTCGAGGCATGAGGCCGTCGGCGTCGATGTCGAAACCGTGTCCCGGCGCGTCGCGCCGCTGTCCACGGCGCTTCGATTCTTCGCGCCGGAAGAGGTCGAAGCCTTGCGCGGGCTGCCCGAGCCCGCCGCGATCGAGCGCTTCTTCGACTATTGGACGCTCAAGGAGGCCTATCTGAAGGCCAGGGGCTTCGGGCTCAATCTGCCGCTCGATGCCTTCGCCATGCAGGTGTCGCACGAGGCGATCGAGATCAGCTTCAAGCCCGACATCGCCGACGACCCCCAAGGATGGCGCTTCTCGCTGTGCTCGCCATCGCCCTCGCACCGCCTCGCGATCGCCGACGGCTCCCGTGCGGCCGGCGGCCTTCCCATCAACCGCAACGCATGGCCGCTCCGGGAAGCGGCTGAATGA
- a CDS encoding LLM class flavin-dependent oxidoreductase translates to MTAPRLRVFPAISRNRDPKAYVGELMRVAQFADQNGFEGILLFEGNDVFVEPWAMAQHIIAETAQTSPLIAVNPVYVHPFTAARFVSSFAQLHGRKVYLNMITGTAVSDLQGLGDDASHADRYVRLGEFVTLMRELLTSPRPVNFQGRFYHARHLQLRPRLPAELMPEFLIAGQSDAAQRVARDTGCIKMQMLPPDLDRGLAAPGMNFGIFAREGPDEARQAAKARFRDNPDDRELLLLTMENTDSVWKRHLYAGQNAELADNGYWLLPFLTFQADCPYLVGSYAEIGAKLKEFAAKGLTTVMLDMVADETEMQHVRKALAASGMF, encoded by the coding sequence ATGACGGCTCCGCGGCTGCGCGTCTTTCCGGCGATTTCACGCAACCGCGATCCCAAGGCCTATGTCGGCGAGCTGATGCGGGTGGCCCAGTTCGCCGACCAGAACGGCTTCGAAGGCATTCTGCTGTTCGAAGGCAACGACGTGTTCGTCGAGCCCTGGGCGATGGCTCAGCACATCATCGCAGAGACGGCGCAAACTTCGCCGCTGATCGCGGTCAATCCGGTCTATGTGCACCCGTTCACGGCGGCGAGGTTCGTCTCCTCCTTCGCGCAGCTCCACGGCCGCAAGGTCTATCTCAACATGATCACGGGCACCGCGGTCAGCGATTTGCAGGGGCTGGGTGATGACGCCTCGCATGCCGACCGCTACGTCCGGCTCGGCGAATTCGTCACGCTGATGCGCGAGTTGCTCACAAGCCCGCGGCCGGTGAACTTCCAGGGGCGCTTCTATCACGCCAGACATCTGCAATTGCGACCGCGCCTGCCGGCAGAGCTCATGCCGGAATTCCTGATCGCGGGCCAGTCGGACGCGGCGCAGCGCGTGGCACGGGACACCGGCTGCATCAAGATGCAGATGCTGCCGCCCGACCTCGATCGCGGCCTCGCTGCGCCCGGCATGAATTTCGGGATCTTTGCCCGCGAGGGACCCGACGAGGCGCGGCAGGCCGCGAAAGCACGCTTCCGCGACAACCCCGATGATCGCGAGCTGCTCTTGCTGACCATGGAGAACACCGATTCGGTATGGAAGCGGCACCTCTATGCCGGACAGAACGCCGAGCTTGCCGACAATGGCTACTGGCTCCTGCCGTTCCTGACCTTCCAGGCCGACTGTCCGTACCTAGTCGGCAGCTACGCCGAGATCGGCGCAAAGCTGAAGGAATTTGCGGCGAAGGGCCTGACCACTGTTATGCTCGACATGGTCGCCGACGAGACCGAGATGCAGCACGTGCGCAAGGCACTCGCGGCGAGCGGGATGTTTTAG
- a CDS encoding histone deacetylase family protein, translating into MKAVHTELHRSHDPQFFLVRGVVKRTTEQPERADRLLKGLKDGKHQLVEPTTFGQGPRARIHSPEYLSFLSEAWDAWTALGDSGPEMIGNIHPVRHAATYPTHIVGKLGWHTADTAAPIGPGTWAAACVATDVAVTAAQMVMDGEDATYALCRPPGHHAYRDMAGGFCFLNNSAIAAAHLRQKHERVVILDVDVHHGNGTQGIFYARPDVYTISIHADPVAYYPYVWGYAHERGEGPGLGANLNIPLPIGTGDDGYMQALEAARRAIESFAPGALVIALGLDASEHDPLKGLAVTTPGFRRIGQAIAKMGLPTVFVQEGGYLSDILGANLTSVLAGFEEAR; encoded by the coding sequence GTGAAAGCCGTCCATACCGAGCTGCACCGCAGCCATGATCCGCAGTTCTTTCTGGTTCGCGGTGTCGTCAAGCGCACCACCGAGCAGCCCGAGCGCGCCGACCGCCTGCTCAAGGGGCTAAAGGACGGCAAGCATCAGCTGGTCGAGCCGACGACGTTCGGGCAGGGGCCCCGCGCGCGGATTCACAGCCCGGAATATCTGTCGTTCCTGAGCGAGGCCTGGGACGCCTGGACCGCGCTCGGCGATTCCGGCCCGGAGATGATCGGCAACATCCACCCGGTGCGCCACGCCGCGACCTATCCCACCCACATCGTCGGCAAGCTCGGCTGGCACACCGCCGATACCGCGGCGCCGATCGGGCCCGGCACCTGGGCCGCCGCCTGTGTCGCGACGGACGTCGCAGTCACCGCGGCGCAGATGGTGATGGACGGCGAGGATGCAACCTACGCGCTCTGCCGTCCGCCCGGCCATCACGCCTATCGCGACATGGCCGGCGGCTTCTGCTTCCTCAACAACAGCGCGATCGCGGCGGCGCATCTGCGGCAGAAGCACGAGCGCGTCGTCATCCTCGACGTCGACGTCCATCACGGCAACGGCACGCAAGGAATCTTCTACGCGCGGCCGGACGTCTACACGATCTCGATCCACGCCGATCCGGTCGCGTATTATCCCTATGTGTGGGGCTATGCCCATGAGCGCGGCGAGGGGCCGGGTCTCGGCGCAAATCTCAATATTCCGCTTCCGATTGGCACCGGCGATGACGGCTACATGCAGGCGCTGGAGGCCGCGCGCAGGGCGATCGAGTCGTTCGCGCCGGGTGCGCTCGTCATCGCGCTCGGCTTGGACGCCTCCGAGCACGACCCGCTGAAGGGATTGGCGGTCACCACGCCCGGCTTCCGCCGCATCGGCCAGGCCATCGCAAAGATGGGCCTGCCGACCGTGTTCGTGCAGGAGGGCGGCTATCTCTCGGATATTCTGGGCGCGAACCTGACCTCGGTGCTGGCGGGATTCGAAGAGGCGCGGTGA
- a CDS encoding SMP-30/gluconolactonase/LRE family protein, which translates to MAITSGRNFWCLCSSILLVATLPAAAATKLFESVQVTQAGEYTFGIEGPAADLDGNLFVVNFGKPGTIGRLPAGGTASEPFTVLPEGSVGNAIRFDRNGTMFISDYKKHNIFAIPKGTAVPAVWFHSDEMNQPNDITIARDGTIYASDPNWKGREGFIWRIAKGADGTVQGQVMSSPRAMGTTNGIDLSPDGKTLYVGESSSGQIWSYGIRGNELVDAKLVKSFQPDTVDGLRTDVTGRLYVARILKGAIALMKPNGVVEREIALKAKEPTNLAFGGSDGKTVFVTQRQGGFIESFRTDQPGREHCLQRGRC; encoded by the coding sequence ATGGCTATTACATCCGGCAGGAATTTCTGGTGCCTGTGCAGTAGCATCCTGCTCGTCGCGACACTGCCGGCCGCTGCCGCGACCAAGCTGTTCGAAAGCGTGCAGGTGACGCAAGCGGGCGAATACACGTTCGGCATCGAAGGGCCCGCCGCCGATCTCGACGGCAACCTGTTCGTGGTCAATTTCGGCAAGCCGGGCACCATCGGCCGGCTGCCGGCCGGCGGCACGGCGTCGGAGCCGTTCACGGTGCTGCCCGAAGGCAGTGTCGGCAATGCCATCCGCTTCGACCGGAACGGCACCATGTTCATCTCCGACTACAAGAAGCACAACATCTTCGCGATCCCGAAGGGCACGGCCGTGCCGGCGGTCTGGTTTCATTCCGACGAGATGAACCAGCCCAACGACATCACGATCGCACGCGACGGCACGATCTATGCGAGCGACCCGAACTGGAAAGGCCGGGAAGGCTTCATCTGGCGCATTGCGAAGGGCGCCGACGGCACGGTGCAGGGGCAGGTCATGTCGTCGCCGCGCGCCATGGGCACCACCAACGGGATCGATCTCAGCCCGGACGGCAAGACGCTCTATGTCGGCGAGTCCAGCAGCGGCCAGATCTGGTCCTATGGCATCCGCGGCAACGAGCTCGTGGATGCCAAGCTGGTCAAATCGTTCCAACCGGATACCGTCGACGGTCTGCGCACCGACGTCACCGGCCGGCTTTATGTCGCGCGCATTCTCAAGGGCGCGATCGCGCTGATGAAGCCGAACGGCGTGGTCGAGCGCGAGATCGCGCTGAAGGCCAAGGAGCCGACCAATCTCGCCTTCGGCGGCAGCGACGGCAAGACCGTCTTCGTCACGCAGCGCCAGGGCGGCTTCATCGAATCCTTCCGCACCGACCAGCCCGGCCGCGAGCATTGTCTCCAGCGTGGCCGCTGCTAA